The following proteins come from a genomic window of Yinghuangia sp. ASG 101:
- a CDS encoding GTP-binding protein, whose translation MDFASSSPGPVPAPRSSTTSAKIVVAGGFGVGKTTLVGAVSEIAPLRTEAVMTSASAGIDDIAATPDKGTTTVAMDFGRITLDEDLILYLFGTPGQHRFWFMWDDLVRGAIGAVVIVDTRRLADCFPAIDYFENSGLPFIIALNCWDGVQTHHADDVREALQIGPETPIVSCDARRRESAKSTLITLVEHALMARLR comes from the coding sequence GTGGACTTCGCAAGCTCTAGCCCGGGACCGGTCCCGGCGCCGCGGTCCTCCACGACCTCCGCCAAGATCGTCGTCGCAGGCGGCTTCGGCGTGGGCAAGACAACGCTCGTCGGAGCGGTCTCGGAGATCGCCCCGCTGCGTACGGAGGCCGTCATGACCTCCGCCAGCGCGGGGATCGACGACATCGCGGCGACCCCCGACAAGGGGACGACGACGGTCGCGATGGACTTCGGCCGTATCACCTTGGACGAGGACCTGATCCTGTACCTGTTCGGTACGCCGGGTCAGCACCGGTTCTGGTTCATGTGGGACGACCTGGTCCGCGGTGCGATCGGCGCGGTCGTCATCGTGGACACGCGTCGTCTGGCGGACTGCTTCCCCGCCATCGACTACTTCGAGAACAGCGGACTGCCGTTCATCATCGCGCTCAACTGCTGGGACGGCGTCCAGACCCACCACGCGGACGACGTCCGCGAGGCGCTGCAGATCGGCCCGGAAACGCCCATCGTCAGCTGCGACGCCCGCCGCCGCGAGTCGGCGAAGTCGACGCTGATCACGCTGGTCGAACACGCGCTGATGGCACGCCTCCGCTGA
- a CDS encoding fumarylacetoacetate hydrolase family protein — protein sequence MRIVRFSTGDSYSFGAVGSPRDRPGHLVVAELEGHPYAGISLTGRSHPLDDVQLLAPVLPSKVVGVGKNYADHAAEMGGGVPEIPLVFLKPSTAVVGPDAPVLYPEVSTEVHHEAELAVVIGRLCRDVPAERVPEVIFGYTCANDITARDLQRTEGQWARAKGFDTSCPLGPWVETELDPSDLAVTCTVNGETRQSDRTSHMIRGITDMIVHITAAMTLLPGDVILTGTPAGVGPLQVGDEVAVTIEGIGTLTNRVIKRG from the coding sequence GTGCGCATCGTCAGGTTCTCCACCGGCGACTCCTACTCGTTCGGCGCCGTGGGGAGCCCGCGCGACCGACCCGGCCACCTCGTGGTCGCCGAGCTGGAGGGGCACCCGTACGCCGGCATCTCGCTCACCGGCCGCAGCCATCCGCTCGACGACGTGCAGCTCCTCGCGCCCGTGCTGCCCAGCAAGGTCGTCGGCGTCGGCAAGAACTACGCGGACCACGCGGCCGAAATGGGCGGCGGCGTCCCGGAGATACCGCTCGTGTTCCTCAAGCCGTCGACCGCCGTCGTCGGCCCGGACGCCCCGGTCCTGTACCCGGAGGTCTCCACCGAGGTCCACCACGAGGCCGAACTCGCCGTCGTCATCGGCCGGTTGTGCCGCGACGTCCCGGCCGAGCGCGTGCCCGAGGTGATCTTCGGCTACACGTGCGCGAACGACATCACCGCACGCGACCTGCAGCGCACCGAGGGGCAGTGGGCGCGGGCCAAGGGCTTCGACACCTCGTGCCCTCTCGGGCCGTGGGTGGAGACCGAGTTGGACCCGTCCGACCTCGCCGTCACCTGCACGGTCAACGGCGAGACCCGGCAGTCCGACCGCACGTCGCACATGATCCGCGGCATCACGGACATGATCGTGCACATCACGGCGGCGATGACGCTGCTCCCCGGTGACGTGATCCTCACCGGGACCCCCGCGGGCGTCGGCCCGCTCCAGGTGGGCGACGAGGTCGCCGTCACCATCGAAGGCATCGGAACTCTCACCAACAGGGTGATCAAGCGTGGCTAG
- a CDS encoding roadblock/LC7 domain-containing protein yields MTELSQAAQNLNWLITNFVDNTPGVSHTVVVSADGLLLALSEGFPRDRADQLAAVASGLTSLTQGASRIFEGGHVTQTVVEMERGFLFIMSISDGSSLAVLASPECDIGLIGYEMALLVDRAGTVLTPALRAELQGALPR; encoded by the coding sequence ATGACTGAGTTGAGCCAGGCCGCGCAGAACCTGAACTGGCTGATCACGAACTTCGTGGACAACACCCCCGGTGTCTCCCACACGGTCGTGGTCTCCGCGGACGGCCTGCTGCTCGCCCTGTCCGAGGGCTTCCCACGGGACCGTGCGGACCAGCTCGCGGCCGTGGCGTCGGGCCTGACCAGCCTGACGCAGGGCGCGTCGCGGATCTTCGAAGGGGGGCACGTCACCCAGACGGTGGTGGAGATGGAACGTGGTTTCCTGTTCATCATGTCCATCTCCGACGGATCGTCGCTGGCGGTGCTCGCCTCTCCGGAGTGCGACATCGGCCTCATCGGCTATGAGATGGCCTTGTTGGTCGACCGTGCCGGCACGGTCCTGACACCGGCCCTTCGCGCGGAACTCCAGGGTGCCCTGCCGCGATGA
- a CDS encoding IclR family transcriptional regulator has protein sequence MDNSSGVGVLDKAAVVLAALEAGPATLAGLVATTGLARPTAHRLAVALEHHRLVARDMQGRFVLGPRLAELAAAAGEDRLLAAAHPVLAHLRDVTGESAQLYRRQGDMRVCVAAAERLSGLRDTVPVGSTLPMKAGSAAQCLLAWEEPERLHRGLQGARFTATTLSGVRRRGWAQSIGEREPGVASVSAAVRGPSNRVVAAVSVSGPIERLTRHPGRLHAQAVMEAAAKLSDALRKAQVDV, from the coding sequence ATGGACAACTCTAGCGGAGTCGGCGTGCTCGACAAGGCCGCTGTCGTGCTTGCCGCGCTCGAAGCCGGGCCGGCGACGCTGGCGGGTCTCGTCGCCACGACCGGGCTGGCCCGACCCACCGCGCACCGCCTCGCGGTCGCCCTCGAACACCACCGCCTCGTCGCCCGCGACATGCAGGGGCGCTTCGTCCTCGGCCCGCGCCTCGCCGAGCTGGCCGCGGCGGCGGGTGAGGACCGGCTGCTCGCCGCCGCCCACCCGGTGCTCGCGCACCTGCGCGACGTCACGGGCGAAAGCGCGCAGCTCTACCGCCGCCAGGGTGACATGCGCGTGTGCGTCGCGGCGGCCGAGCGCCTGTCCGGGCTGCGCGACACCGTCCCGGTGGGCAGCACCCTCCCGATGAAAGCGGGCTCGGCCGCGCAGTGCCTGCTCGCCTGGGAGGAGCCGGAGCGGCTGCACCGGGGCCTGCAGGGGGCCCGCTTCACCGCCACCACGCTCTCCGGGGTCCGGCGCCGCGGCTGGGCGCAGAGCATCGGCGAGCGCGAACCGGGCGTCGCGTCCGTCTCCGCCGCGGTGCGCGGCCCCAGCAATCGCGTCGTCGCCGCGGTGTCGGTCTCCGGCCCGATCGAGCGCCTGACCCGCCACCCCGGCCGCCTGCACGCCCAAGCGGTCATGGAGGCCGCCGCGAAGCTCTCCGACGCGCTGCGCAAGGCCCAGGTGGACGTCTGA
- a CDS encoding sensor histidine kinase, which produces MKLLFSIKNWRIRTRITALLLLPVVVAALLGGLRIQSSIDKTREMDVVQKAGGVIDHATTLVTALEEERDVSARILVAGGDRNAQEITDRQRETDAQLDRFNAAVADMDLGDLPLIRATVESVVKQMSDISNLRKNAFNTPQVLPVSTVTDYNAIISTLLSITQRVPEVTRNSDLILNARVLGLLGEVKAAASNKRALVAAYVADPDHVFNDAPTGLGQFAETERGALLEFEAVAPEEVYAAYQQALQKISSDAEYPYVAVQNAVSPGGTNGQARAAGNVVQADEWWTLSTAKVKALTDFEKSLTGDLLDKADQLRGDSRDEALLNTVLVIVALLITIILGVIVARSLVRSLNTLRRGALEIAEQRLPETVRRLSESEPGDVDLTVEPIGVATRDEVGQVARAFDAVHTEAVRLAAEQALLRGNVNSMFVNLSRRSQSLIQRQLALISDLENREADPDQLANLFKLDHLATRMRRNGENLLVLAGEEPGRRWTRPVPLVDVLRAAASEVEQYERVELGALPTTDIAGRAVNDLVHLLAELLENSTTFSSPHTKVRVTGHILPDGRALIEIHDNGIGLTGDDLADANQRLARPPVVDVSISRRMGLFVVGRLSTRHGIRVQLRPGDGGGTTALVMLPIELIQGDRPGGGNWDKSSGRPAVGAGWEPDALTASQEMQALPAASASPQRPGPEAGRSEPPRPLPQRAAGQIPAQAQSGAYDAPSAFAEGPATHDTPFPGTPFGASPDTDNPFAPVEPRRPRPSDDARPAVGGDTAQFASPFGNVDQTGQQPAFDRPQFEQPLEQTGPQPAVQPDFAQPSAYARPEYEQSYRQPGFDPEPVEHGTDDRGADTARRGPAETGGTPIVEPQRASAWSGQEYDGLSPVAPPQQMPAYEAPQRRGEPREDAGATGPRTGDALPVVRPSGTPARRRQAPQPDGTRAQQDPRALHSDRGAPEDPLNTGGRSPRQIGQAPETDAPRQQPHQLPQGQLPPAQLGQQTGQLQQPGPYAQPGQPAQLGQQPQQPQQPPQAQQPQLRPRELPAHTEPIDALDAPALPMTVEDERSPIFDTLESDWFHRRTGRGGRMRAAQVRSTRPGADEVAETPAAPEAPVERRSPAAPNQPLPQRTSEQPLPRRSHAGQADPAEPAAPQGVPQQPRHGAHAAAPAEAPRQAPPAPQPGRPAAEQPQSGWYSAGDEGWRAAEAAREPASGGTTGAGLPRRVPRANLVPGGVGHASQSAAPIPGIRPSGSGAPYTPGTPGGTPSAPPPGAPGLSRNPDDVRGRLTNFRRGIQQGRTAGAGGMAPSPRDENNQEQA; this is translated from the coding sequence TTGAAGCTGCTTTTCTCGATCAAGAACTGGCGCATCCGCACGCGTATTACCGCGCTGCTCCTGCTGCCGGTCGTGGTCGCCGCCTTGCTCGGTGGCCTGCGCATCCAGTCGTCGATCGACAAGACGCGCGAAATGGACGTCGTGCAGAAGGCCGGCGGGGTCATCGACCACGCGACCACGCTGGTTACCGCACTCGAGGAAGAACGCGACGTATCCGCCCGGATCCTGGTCGCCGGCGGGGACCGCAACGCTCAGGAGATCACCGACAGGCAAAGGGAGACGGACGCCCAGCTCGACCGTTTCAATGCCGCGGTCGCCGATATGGACCTGGGCGACCTGCCGCTCATCAGGGCCACGGTCGAGTCGGTCGTCAAGCAGATGAGCGACATCAGCAACCTGCGCAAGAACGCGTTCAACACGCCGCAGGTGCTGCCGGTCAGCACGGTCACCGACTACAACGCGATCATCTCCACCCTCCTCTCCATCACCCAGCGCGTCCCCGAGGTCACCCGCAACTCCGACCTGATCCTCAACGCGCGCGTCCTCGGTCTGCTCGGCGAGGTGAAGGCGGCGGCGTCGAACAAGCGCGCGCTGGTCGCCGCGTACGTCGCCGACCCCGACCACGTGTTCAACGACGCGCCCACCGGTCTGGGCCAGTTCGCCGAGACCGAGCGCGGCGCGCTCCTGGAGTTCGAGGCGGTCGCCCCCGAGGAGGTCTACGCGGCGTACCAACAGGCGCTGCAGAAGATCTCCAGTGACGCCGAATACCCGTACGTCGCCGTGCAGAACGCGGTCTCCCCGGGCGGCACCAACGGCCAGGCCCGCGCGGCCGGGAACGTGGTGCAGGCCGACGAGTGGTGGACCCTGTCGACCGCCAAGGTCAAGGCGCTCACCGACTTCGAGAAGTCGCTCACCGGCGACCTGCTGGACAAGGCCGACCAGCTCCGCGGCGACTCGCGCGACGAGGCGCTGCTCAACACGGTCCTCGTCATCGTCGCGCTGCTCATCACCATCATCCTCGGTGTGATCGTGGCGCGTTCGCTGGTCCGCTCGCTCAACACGCTGCGGCGCGGCGCGCTGGAGATCGCCGAGCAGCGGCTGCCCGAGACCGTCCGCCGCCTGTCCGAGTCCGAGCCCGGGGACGTCGACCTCACCGTCGAGCCCATCGGCGTCGCGACACGTGACGAGGTCGGCCAGGTGGCCCGCGCGTTCGACGCGGTCCACACCGAGGCGGTCCGCCTCGCGGCCGAGCAGGCGCTGCTGCGTGGCAACGTCAACTCGATGTTCGTCAACCTGTCGCGCCGCAGCCAGAGCCTGATCCAGCGTCAGCTGGCGCTCATCTCCGACCTGGAGAACCGCGAGGCCGACCCCGACCAGCTGGCGAACCTGTTCAAGCTCGACCACCTCGCGACCCGCATGCGCCGCAACGGCGAGAACCTCCTGGTCCTCGCCGGTGAGGAGCCGGGCCGCCGCTGGACGCGCCCCGTCCCGCTGGTCGACGTCCTCCGCGCCGCCGCCTCGGAGGTCGAGCAGTACGAGCGGGTCGAGTTGGGCGCGCTGCCCACCACCGACATCGCCGGCCGCGCCGTCAACGACCTCGTGCACCTCCTCGCGGAGCTGCTGGAGAACTCCACGACCTTCTCCAGCCCGCACACCAAGGTCCGCGTCACCGGCCACATCCTCCCGGACGGCCGCGCGCTGATCGAGATCCACGACAACGGCATCGGCCTCACCGGCGACGACCTGGCGGACGCCAACCAGCGCCTGGCCCGGCCGCCCGTCGTGGACGTGTCGATCTCGCGCCGCATGGGCCTCTTCGTGGTCGGCCGGCTGTCCACCCGGCACGGCATCCGCGTGCAACTGCGCCCGGGTGACGGCGGCGGCACGACGGCGCTCGTCATGCTGCCCATCGAGCTGATCCAGGGCGACCGCCCCGGCGGCGGCAACTGGGACAAGTCCAGCGGCCGTCCCGCCGTGGGGGCCGGCTGGGAGCCGGACGCCCTGACCGCGTCGCAGGAGATGCAGGCCCTTCCCGCGGCCTCCGCCTCCCCGCAGCGGCCCGGGCCCGAGGCGGGCCGCAGCGAGCCGCCTCGGCCGCTCCCGCAGCGGGCCGCGGGCCAGATCCCGGCGCAGGCCCAGAGCGGCGCGTACGACGCCCCCAGCGCCTTCGCGGAGGGCCCGGCGACGCACGACACCCCGTTCCCGGGAACGCCGTTCGGCGCCTCCCCGGACACGGACAACCCGTTCGCTCCCGTCGAGCCGCGTCGGCCCCGCCCGTCCGACGACGCGCGTCCGGCCGTCGGAGGCGACACCGCGCAGTTCGCGTCGCCGTTCGGGAACGTCGACCAGACCGGGCAGCAACCGGCCTTCGACCGCCCGCAGTTCGAGCAGCCCCTGGAGCAGACCGGGCCCCAGCCGGCCGTGCAGCCGGACTTCGCGCAGCCCTCGGCCTACGCCCGTCCGGAGTATGAACAGTCGTACCGGCAGCCGGGCTTCGACCCCGAGCCGGTCGAGCACGGCACCGACGACCGGGGCGCCGACACCGCCCGCCGCGGCCCGGCGGAGACCGGCGGGACGCCGATCGTCGAGCCCCAGCGTGCGTCCGCGTGGTCCGGCCAGGAGTACGACGGACTCTCCCCGGTCGCGCCGCCGCAGCAGATGCCCGCGTACGAGGCACCGCAGCGCCGCGGCGAGCCCCGCGAGGACGCGGGCGCCACCGGCCCGCGTACGGGCGACGCGCTTCCCGTGGTGCGTCCGTCGGGCACCCCCGCCCGCCGCCGCCAGGCGCCGCAGCCCGACGGCACCCGTGCGCAGCAGGACCCGCGTGCGCTGCACAGCGACCGCGGTGCACCGGAAGACCCGCTGAACACCGGCGGGAGGTCTCCGCGTCAGATCGGCCAGGCACCGGAGACCGACGCCCCACGGCAGCAGCCCCACCAGCTCCCGCAGGGGCAGCTTCCGCCGGCCCAGCTCGGGCAGCAGACCGGGCAGCTCCAGCAGCCCGGGCCGTACGCGCAGCCGGGGCAGCCGGCGCAGCTCGGGCAGCAGCCCCAGCAGCCCCAGCAGCCGCCGCAGGCGCAGCAACCGCAGCTCCGGCCCCGCGAGTTGCCGGCGCACACGGAGCCGATCGACGCGCTGGACGCCCCCGCGCTGCCGATGACGGTCGAGGACGAGCGGTCCCCGATCTTCGACACGCTCGAATCCGACTGGTTCCACCGTCGGACCGGGCGCGGCGGCCGGATGCGTGCGGCACAGGTGCGCAGCACCCGTCCCGGTGCCGACGAGGTCGCGGAGACTCCCGCGGCGCCCGAGGCACCCGTCGAGCGGCGGTCGCCGGCGGCCCCGAACCAGCCGCTCCCGCAGCGGACTTCGGAGCAGCCCCTGCCGCGGCGCTCGCACGCGGGGCAGGCCGATCCGGCCGAGCCCGCCGCACCTCAGGGGGTGCCGCAACAGCCGCGCCACGGGGCGCACGCCGCCGCCCCGGCGGAGGCACCGCGGCAGGCGCCTCCCGCACCGCAGCCGGGTCGGCCGGCCGCGGAGCAGCCGCAGTCCGGCTGGTACTCGGCCGGCGACGAGGGCTGGCGGGCGGCGGAGGCCGCGCGCGAGCCCGCCTCGGGCGGAACGACCGGCGCGGGTCTGCCGCGCCGCGTACCGCGCGCGAACCTGGTTCCGGGCGGGGTGGGGCATGCCTCGCAGAGTGCGGCACCGATTCCGGGTATTCGACCGAGTGGCTCCGGCGCGCCGTACACTCCGGGCACGCCCGGTGGCACGCCGTCGGCTCCGCCGCCGGGGGCGCCCGGTCTGTCGCGCAACCCCGACGACGTCCGGGGGCGGCTGACCAACTTCCGCCGAGGCATTCAGCAGGGTCGCACTGCCGGGGCCGGGGGAATGGCCCCGTCGCCTCGTGACGAGAACAACCAGGAGCAGGCATGA
- the gltX gene encoding glutamate--tRNA ligase, with translation MASEPQGADVRVRFCPSPTGNPHVGLIRTCLFNWAFARHHGGTFVFRIEDTDAARDSEESYGQLLDALRWLGFTWDEGPEIGGPHAPYRQSQRMDVYADVAKRLHDAGHAYECFCTTQELEQRRETARAAGRPSGYDGKCRTLTGDQIAAYRAEGREAVLRFRMPDRTITFTDLVRGALSFEPEHVPDYGIVRANGKPLYTLVNPVDDALMEITHVLRGEDLLSSTPRQIAMYEALADIGVGAGTTPRFGHLPYVMGDGNKKLSKRDPQSSLNLYRERGFIPEGLLNYLSLLGWSLAPDRDYFSMEEMVAAFDIADVNANPARFDLKKCEAINADHVRALAPDDFRDRLVPYLQRAGLLPDEPTAAQLDLLGKAAPLTQERMVALGEVVGMLGFLFVADADFTRDEADSAKVLTADAVPVLEAAVAALETAEWATDPIQAALREALVDGLGLKPKNAFTPLRVAVTGRRVSPPLFESMELLGRDTTLARLGSALGEARARA, from the coding sequence GTGGCTAGCGAGCCCCAGGGCGCCGATGTGCGCGTCCGTTTCTGTCCGTCCCCGACCGGCAACCCGCACGTCGGGCTGATCCGCACGTGCCTGTTCAACTGGGCGTTCGCGCGGCATCACGGCGGCACGTTCGTCTTCCGCATCGAAGACACCGACGCGGCCCGCGACTCCGAGGAGTCGTACGGGCAGCTGCTCGACGCCCTGCGGTGGCTCGGCTTCACGTGGGACGAAGGGCCCGAGATCGGCGGCCCGCACGCGCCGTACCGGCAGTCGCAGCGGATGGACGTCTACGCGGACGTCGCCAAGCGGCTGCACGACGCCGGGCACGCGTACGAGTGCTTCTGCACGACACAAGAGCTGGAGCAGCGCCGCGAGACCGCCCGCGCGGCCGGTCGGCCGTCGGGCTACGACGGCAAGTGCCGTACGCTGACCGGCGATCAGATCGCCGCCTACCGCGCCGAGGGGCGCGAGGCCGTCCTGCGCTTCCGCATGCCGGACCGCACGATCACCTTCACCGACCTGGTCCGCGGCGCACTGAGCTTCGAGCCCGAGCACGTGCCCGACTACGGCATCGTCCGCGCCAACGGCAAGCCGCTCTACACGCTGGTGAACCCGGTCGACGACGCGCTGATGGAGATCACCCACGTGCTCCGCGGCGAGGACCTGCTGTCGTCGACGCCCCGTCAGATCGCGATGTACGAGGCGCTCGCCGACATCGGTGTGGGCGCCGGTACGACGCCGCGCTTCGGGCACCTGCCGTACGTCATGGGCGACGGCAACAAGAAGCTGTCCAAGCGCGACCCGCAGTCGTCGCTCAACCTGTACCGCGAGCGCGGGTTCATCCCCGAGGGCCTGCTCAACTACCTTTCGCTGCTGGGCTGGTCGCTCGCCCCGGACCGCGACTACTTCTCCATGGAGGAGATGGTCGCCGCGTTCGACATCGCCGACGTCAACGCGAACCCCGCGCGCTTCGACCTCAAGAAGTGCGAGGCGATCAACGCCGACCACGTGCGCGCGCTCGCCCCGGACGACTTCCGCGACCGGCTGGTGCCGTACCTTCAGCGGGCCGGCCTGCTGCCCGACGAGCCCACCGCGGCACAGCTCGACCTGCTCGGCAAGGCCGCCCCGCTGACGCAGGAGCGCATGGTGGCGCTCGGCGAGGTCGTCGGCATGCTCGGCTTCCTGTTCGTCGCCGACGCGGACTTCACCCGGGACGAGGCCGACTCCGCGAAGGTCCTCACGGCGGACGCCGTTCCCGTGCTGGAGGCCGCGGTCGCCGCACTGGAGACGGCCGAGTGGGCCACCGACCCGATCCAGGCGGCGCTGCGCGAGGCGCTCGTGGACGGCCTCGGCCTCAAGCCCAAGAACGCCTTCACGCCGCTGCGTGTGGCGGTCACCGGCCGCCGGGTCTCGCCCCCGCTGTTCGAGTCGATGGAACTCCTCGGCAGGGACACGACGCTGGCCCGGCTCGGCTCGGCACTCGGCGAGGCACGGGCCCGCGCGTGA
- a CDS encoding DUF742 domain-containing protein → MTHPEMSDHGDQEFHETLVRPYAMTGGRTRPRYQLALEALVTTTPQVANPPGLLPEHQRICDLCRQVKSVAEISALISIPLGVARVLVADLAEAGLVVIHQPGNDQGQPDVTLLERVLSGLRKL, encoded by the coding sequence ATGACTCATCCGGAGATGTCCGATCACGGGGACCAGGAGTTTCATGAGACTCTGGTGCGCCCCTATGCCATGACGGGCGGCCGGACCAGGCCGCGGTACCAGCTCGCGCTGGAGGCCCTGGTCACGACCACGCCTCAGGTGGCGAACCCGCCTGGCCTGTTGCCTGAGCACCAGCGCATTTGCGACTTGTGCCGACAGGTCAAGTCGGTCGCTGAAATTTCGGCCCTGATCTCCATTCCCCTCGGCGTCGCGCGCGTACTTGTCGCGGACCTCGCCGAGGCCGGACTCGTGGTCATTCATCAGCCCGGGAACGACCAGGGGCAGCCCGACGTGACGCTGCTCGAAAGGGTGCTCAGTGGACTTCGCAAGCTCTAG
- the leuC gene encoding 3-isopropylmalate dehydratase large subunit → MGRTLAEKVWDAHVVRRAEGEPDLLYIDLHLLHEVTSPQAFDGLRQAGRRVRRTDLTIATEDHNTPTLDVDKPIADPVSRVQLETLRRNAAEFGVRIHPLGDVEQGVVHVVGPQLGLTQPGMTVVCGDSHTSTHGAFGALAFGIGTSQVEHVLATQTLPMAPFKTMAVTVNGELPAGVTAKDLILAVIARIGTGGGQGYVIEYRGEAIRGLSMEGRMTVCNMSIEAGARAGMIAPDATTLAYLKGRDHAPAGTDWDDAVAYWSSLRTDDDAVFDREVVIEASELAPFVTWGTNPGQGAPLSANVPDPESFADPSERVAAEKALEYMGLAAGQPLRDIKVDTVFIGSCTNGRMEDLRAVADVLRGRKIADGVRMLVVPGSVRVSLEAVNEGLDKVFTDAGAEWRYAGCSMCLGMNPDQLAPGERSASTSNRNFEGRQGKGGRTHLVSPEVAAATAVLGHLAAPTDLDAAVPAGV, encoded by the coding sequence ATGGGACGGACACTCGCGGAGAAGGTCTGGGACGCACACGTCGTGCGTCGTGCGGAAGGTGAGCCCGACCTGCTCTACATCGACCTGCACCTGCTGCACGAGGTGACCAGCCCGCAGGCCTTCGACGGGCTGCGCCAGGCCGGGCGCCGGGTCCGCCGGACCGATCTCACGATCGCGACCGAGGACCACAACACGCCCACCCTGGACGTCGACAAGCCCATCGCGGACCCGGTGTCGCGCGTCCAGTTGGAGACCCTGCGCCGCAACGCCGCGGAGTTCGGTGTCCGTATCCACCCCCTGGGCGACGTCGAGCAGGGCGTCGTGCACGTCGTCGGCCCGCAGCTGGGCCTGACGCAGCCCGGCATGACCGTCGTGTGCGGCGACAGCCACACCTCCACGCACGGCGCGTTCGGTGCGCTGGCGTTCGGCATCGGCACCAGCCAGGTCGAGCACGTGCTGGCGACGCAGACGCTGCCGATGGCGCCGTTCAAGACCATGGCCGTCACCGTCAACGGCGAACTGCCCGCCGGGGTCACGGCCAAGGACCTGATCCTCGCCGTGATCGCGCGGATCGGCACCGGCGGCGGCCAGGGCTACGTCATCGAGTACCGCGGCGAGGCGATCCGCGGGCTCTCGATGGAGGGCCGCATGACCGTCTGCAACATGTCGATCGAGGCGGGCGCGCGGGCCGGCATGATCGCCCCCGACGCGACCACCCTGGCCTACCTGAAGGGCCGCGACCACGCGCCCGCCGGCACGGACTGGGACGACGCCGTGGCGTACTGGTCGTCGCTGCGGACCGACGACGACGCGGTGTTCGACCGCGAGGTCGTCATCGAGGCGTCCGAGCTGGCGCCGTTCGTCACGTGGGGCACCAACCCCGGCCAGGGCGCGCCGCTGTCGGCGAACGTCCCGGACCCGGAGTCGTTCGCCGACCCGTCCGAGCGCGTCGCCGCCGAAAAGGCCCTGGAGTACATGGGTCTGGCCGCCGGGCAGCCGCTGCGCGACATCAAGGTCGACACCGTGTTCATCGGCTCGTGCACCAACGGCCGTATGGAGGACCTGCGCGCGGTCGCCGACGTCCTGCGCGGGCGCAAGATCGCCGACGGCGTGCGGATGCTCGTGGTGCCCGGCTCGGTGCGCGTCTCGCTGGAGGCGGTCAACGAGGGCCTGGACAAGGTGTTCACCGACGCGGGCGCCGAATGGCGATACGCCGGTTGCTCGATGTGCCTCGGCATGAACCCCGACCAGCTGGCCCCGGGTGAGCGCAGCGCCTCCACGTCCAACCGCAACTTCGAGGGGCGCCAGGGCAAGGGCGGGCGCACGCACCTGGTTTCGCCCGAGGTCGCCGCCGCCACCGCGGTGCTCGGCCACCTCGCCGCCCCGACCGACCTCGACGCCGCCGTGCCCGCAGGAGTCTGA